The Antennarius striatus isolate MH-2024 chromosome 23, ASM4005453v1, whole genome shotgun sequence genome has a segment encoding these proteins:
- the rgp1 gene encoding RAB6A-GEF complex partner protein 2 produces the protein MIEVVASMARGPVFLAGELMECLITFTNPMSHLSTSASSEMLAWASAQIHCQFHASESRVALPAQGSKQDVQAESDTVLIPSRGERGQCVLDTPPKILFCDLCLDPGESKTYSYSEIVPVDGPPSFRGQSVKYVYKLTIGCQRVNSPIKLLRVPFRVLVLQGMPEPLFPQDEEVSPSNPFLEDEETSRRDARPLERALDMLMVTTSRRCPHMFNITNMRGKVAKFCIFKMVYRLGEDIIGTFNFSEGDIRCLQYSVSLQSEEEIQQQYQRRPGQTVSVTGHGRHLESCLHTASSHFSLPIPLNVTPGFSTDIVMLRWRLHFEFVTSREPMEPPTVLQNQPQVTVWTGVEHVDVDTFSWDLPIKVLPTNPALASYMSHFTGSNSINI, from the exons ATGATCGAGGTTGTGGCCTCCATGGCCCGGGGCCCCGTGTTTCTGGCCGGGGAGCTCATGGAGTGTCTCATAACATTCACCAACCCAATGTCCCACCTCTCTACCTCAGCCAGCAG TGAGATGCTGGCGTGGGCCAGTGCCCAGATCCACTGCCAGTTCCACGCCAGTGAGAGCAGAGTGGCCCTACCAGCCCAGGGCAGCAAGCAGGATGTCCAGGCTGAGAGCGACACGGTGCTCATTCCGAGTAGAG GTGAGCGAGGGCAATGCGTCCTGGATACTCCTCCCAAGATATTATTCTGTGACCTGTGCCTGGATCCTGGGGAGAGCAAAACCT ATTCATACAGTGAGATTGTACCAGTCGATGGTCCTCCTAGCTTCCGTGGTCAATCAGTGAAGTATGTCTACAAGCTGACCATCGGTTGCCAGAGAGTCAACTCACCCATCAAACTCCTCAGAGTTCCTTTCAGAGTCCTGGTTCTGCAAG GCATGCCGGAGCCTCTGTTTCCCCAGGATGAGGAAGTGTCCCCCTCCAATCCCTTCTTGGAGGACGAAGAGACGAGCCGCAGGGATGCTCGACCTCTGGAGAGAGCCCTGGACATGCTGATGGTCACCACTTCAAGACGCTGTCCCC ACATGTTCAACATCACCAACATGCGTGGGAAAGTGGCCAAGTTCTGCATCTTCAAAATGGTTTACCGACTGGGCGAGGACATCATCGGCACTTTCAATTTCTCGGAGGGCGACATTCGCTGCCTGCAG TATTCAGTGAGCCTTCAGAGTGAGGAGGAGATTCAGCAGCAGTACCAGCGGCGTCCGGGGCAGACGGTGAGCGTGACGGGACACGGTCGGCACCTGGAGTCCTGCCTCCACACCGCCTCCAGCCACTTCTCCCTCCCCATCCCCCTCAACGTCACGCCGGGCTTCAGCACAGACATAG TGATGCTGAGATGGCGCCTCCACTTTGAATTTGTCACGTCCCGGGAGCCGATGGAACCGCCCACGGTTCTGCAGAACCAACCACAGGTGACCGTGTGGACGGGGGTGGAGCACGTGGACGTGGACACCTTCAGCTGGGATCTGCCAATCAAAGTCCTGCCCACCAACCCGGCGCTGGCGTCCTACATGTCCCACTTCACAGGCAGCAACAGCATCAACATTTGA
- the msmp1 gene encoding prostate-associated microseminoprotein has translation MELSRVNVLLAAAGFLLWTSGGFAAPMECHFDSRALCVFEGRHYSLGETWMGKACMQCTCLHPVGVGCCETVHRPVDFPAWCEVRVEPVSCKVSLVQTADPRLPCSPGDDVRDPSHGSLQLQQRLDA, from the exons ATGGAGCTGTCCAGGGTCAACGTTCTGCTCGCAGCTGCAGGGTTTCTCCTGTGGACCAGCGGGGGGTTCGCTGCCCCCATGGAGTGCCACTTCGACTCCAGAG cgctgtgtgtgtttgaggggaGGCACTACTCGCTGGGGGAAACCTGGATGGGTAAAGCCTGCATGCAGTGCACCTGTCTGCACCCCGTCGGCGTCGGTTGCTGTGAGAC GGTGCATCGGCCGGTGGATTTCCCCGCCTGGTGTGAGGTGCGGGTGGAGCCGGTGAGCTGTAAGGTGTCCCTGGTCCAGACAGCCGACCCCCGCCTGCCCTGCTCCCCCGGGGACGATGTGAGGGACCCCAGCCACGGATCGCTTCAGCTGCAGCAGCGGCTCGATGCTTAG